The genome window acggcgcttcccccccttcctccttgcggaaaggcgacgaaggggcatactataaaagtcgagacggtccttgatcgtcctctcgctccgtgcagaggctcgggggctgctctcgcaccagcctacggccaaactgttgaccacgtcaatAAACCAGcttaaaactcggagcctgaccgtgcactCGGGCTACGCCACGCCGCATGAGGGAGCAACAAGGCcaaccgaggcatcacaaaaaggattaagacctcagaggagtcaaaccactcctccgaggcctcaagggctacacccggcgggtgcgctcgcgcgcacccaccggaacaaaacataACCaacaaaggctggtccccttccagaaatccggcagaacctccaagcgagtacctacactctcttgaaggctcgggggctactatcgggtatcgtaattaggggaacccccaatgctccttaatctggctggaaaacatcttcagaacaagccATAAACGACTGATAAAGcgcaggcctcgtctaccaagggacgtgacctcatccgagcccagtctCGGGCAAGGacggtagtcccggacggattcacgcctcgaccgagggtcccctcagtcagcagacgcaccctcggctcgcccaaagcccagctagggcagactttgtcgtgcagcgacctcgcccaaatcgccttaccaaccgaccgtatcgcatgcgcatttaatgcggggatcgcctgacaccttatcctgacacgcgcgcctcagtcggcaaggtcgaagtgaccgcagtcacttcgcccttttacTGTCcgattctgacaggaaaacagcactattCATCCCGTCTCGACTACTGTGCCATCCACCAGGGAAAGACTAACAACAGTCGCGGTcactcccgagttcagcctcgggcgcaacgaggagctccgtctcgcccgaccccaggtctcgacctcagcctcggcctcgggaggaggtctccgcttcacccgaccccaggcctcgacctcagccttggcctcgggaggagtcgccgcctcgcccgacctctacCTCGGAAtcaactacgctacaggggatacatcatgacCCTACCCCTGgctagccacctcaggctacgagggaacaagaccagtgtcccatctaagttactccggtaacaggtaatgatggttccccgcgtgcgcccatgacgtcggttgctctcaaaccccctacggaagcaagcaaacgtcagtaggatccatgccgcaccgccagctatgcttctatagggctcaaggcacttctccgacggccaggtTAGTACATGTACAGGGCccaaggcgcttctccgccagccacgttagcacatagctacaccccattgtacaactgggcatctccttgcatctataaaaggggatgtccagggccttcctaaggcacgttgACACACCTCGACACACATGACACACGTTGACACACGTCGACGACGTGGACACACGTTGACGTCGAGATAGAGGGAGGCGGGGCAGACGAGATAGGCAGAGACGGACGCACGCAGggactctctccctctctcttgctctcgccctcgctctctcacaacgcttgtaacccctactgcaagcatccccccggtgcaagataatataagcctcatcccttcgcttgtgttccatcttgcatcaacccatctgaacaggggcacgcggcactaaaattcactagtcggtccggttgagggccccccgggtccgaaacaccgacacaaCGCCACACAAATTATTTGATAAAATATTAGCAATTGGGAACAAACCTAGTGCCAAATAACCCTTTATGCAATAACTTCCCTaaatagcaattgagaacaaaccTGGTGCCATAACTAACAGCAATGACAGGAAAGTTCAGGAGGATACACCAACAGACCGAACTAACTATCTAGTAACATTCCATATAACGACCATAAGAAAGCAAAACGACAAATAAAATCCAATTGTCCCCAAGAAAACATTGCCAGTTGCAGTTAAACGTCTAACCAGGGAGACCATCAAAGAACTTCATGTACTCATCAAGCTTCTCTTCATGACCGATCTTAACGATCGAACCATCCTCTTCAACCTGCAAAGCAAACGGTAATGAAGAAAAATGATAGACAAAAGTGGAAGCATAGGGAGAGCTATGAATGGACATCCCCAAAGTCGATTCTTTACGGTTAGTCTACCACCTGCAAGCTTTATGTGTTTTCATATTCGAGTTGGTCTCGATGGCTAACATGTAGAACTCTAAGAAAACATTGGTTGGCAAAAGGCAGAAGGGGTATTTGAAACACATAAAATGTGCAGGTTGTCAAACTCTTTTACATGACCCCTTTCGCCTTCTTGATTTCCATGTTCTACGACCTCAAGCCTTGCCAGGCTTGGTTTCTTTAAGCTCCTCTAAGCCACCAACAGTAGGCTCCTCAACTCCCACACCCCATCTCAAAAAACACCCTCTCCCAATTTGTATTGCTTGGCCACCCTTCTCAGCAACAATCATTAATACATGGCTTCATAAGAAAAGAACCAAGTTCTAGTCCATGGACAAGTGGTCTGCGACATTGTGGGGGATGCAAAGGGGACGCCGCACAAGTACACACATCGATAGGAATCTAGGTAAAGGCCAGGAGCGACAGGGTGCAAGCTGTGCAGCATGATGTGGAATAAAGGAGAGATGGTGTGTAGGGGATTTCAACTCAAGTTTGAGCATCTCTAGCTCAAACTCTACATTTGAGGCCCTAGGCAAAAACAAAAGGTAGCTTCAACTGGCCCCGACGAAGCCATCAAACTGGAGAGGGACCAGCAAGCAATTGCCCTCAGGCCCATTTCTCACAGGTCAAGTAGGGGTAGAGCGATAGCCATGCAAGGAAGCATGGTGACAGTGTAGGGTCATGACTTAGGAGCAATGGGGGTTGCAACCCTGATGGACTTCATTTCTTAGAATCACCCCCCCAACTGCTATAATTGCTCTAAGCCTCTAATGAAGCAATATCCAGGTAAATAATTGAAATTCTCTAGTTTGCAGTGGCTTTTTCCATTTTCCTACAAAAATCACGAGAACAAGGGAAAGTAGGTGGCAGTATGCCCCCCACCCCACCCACACACAGGGAGCTGGCACCCTCTTTCGCTAAAAAATCATGTTGCAATGTTTACAAATGATTTATATAGTACCTAAAGAAAATTAAGTGTAGCTGAAACAATTCAGTTTAAAATTCATCTTTTGATGTTTAGATTCAAAAAACAAGTGTCACTGTCTGCACATGATGAACAGTGCCAGGTTGGTTACTTAATTATTTAGCCATGTTAGGTTAGCTTCTTTACAGTGCTGCTGCTAAATTCTATTGTTCCTACAATGTTTTGGCTGGTCGGTTGGCAGCAGTTGCAGACTGAACTGTTGGCTTTAATCGTAAACAAACAGTTCGTTTCTTGACATCTAGGATGAATATCAAACTAATTTTTTGCAACTATACTTTGTGTGTACTACATACATGATTTATGTGATGATCTTTTGAAATACTGCAACATGATATTTTAGTTAATGAGGCGCCAGCCCCACTGGACACCAAATATGAATTGTAGTTTGTACCCAGTACTGTGGTGGCCTCAACTTCAGGTTGTAGGTGGATACCATGTTCAtgtagtagatagtacacttgcaACATGAACATCCAGTCCAGCTCCCTACGTACAAAGCAATATGTCAGAAGGAAACAAAGGAGATGTTGTTcatcaaataaaatataatggCTTTGAAAAAGACCTCATCATGGGTTGAAACTTGGAAGCTCTGTATCTTTTCCAAGGAATCTCCATCCTTGTCTGATTGTTCTGTGACCTGTTATAATATGCTAGCAAACACAATGACATCAGGAGTGCTGTCACAAAAAATGCTCGTCTGGTAAAGTTGAGGAATGACATTAGAGAAAAGTAAAAAAGGAAGATATCTATTTGCCATCAAAGGCGAATTATTTTAAACAAAGACATAATTAAGTAATACCATAGTAAAATGTAGTGATCGGTCATATCTAAAACTAACAATGACCACTAGAAAAGACAAACTCTATATAAATGCTAACTGGGTTTAGTACTTTAGCTATGAGGCCATTTTGACACTCATTTCCTCTAGGTTTGGTCCATACAATATTCTGCTTTGGTTGACAAGTTTTAGAAGCTATGCATAATTTCTCGTATGTTTAATAGGTTCCCAAATATGCAAAGAAACACATAAAGCTTCTTTAAACATTGTGCACCAAGTTGCGGTTTTGGATATCTTGATAACTACCCATACGTGCAAACTAGATGGATGGCTAAATTAACATTTTTTCTGGCCAAGTATGGTATGCAGCGGTAGAGATAGGCACACATGTATTTTGTTTTGGAACTATTAATGCTTTTCTAGTTGTGTTGTATAAATTCTAATGGGAAAACAGAAACAAGATTTGCAATTTCACGGTGTACCAGTGCTACTGCAGTCTTTAGAACTTGAACAAGCTCACCAGTTCACGGCACAACGATGCAGATCCATACTAATTGATGGAATAAATCCTTGCAGATCCATACTAATTGATGGAATAAATCCGATCGTAAATCTAAGCACACATATACCTTGCAGGGACGGTTCTTGATGATGATGAAGTCGTTCTTGCAGACGGTGTTGGCCTACTGCGGGTAGGTCTTGCACATCGTGCATGGTGATGCCTCGCTCGTTTGGGCTCTAACGGCGGCAGGGCGGAGGTCGCGGCGGGGCATAGTGGTCGTGCGACGAGGAAGCAGTCGTCCATGTCCGCGGCGGGCAAGGAGCGGAGGAGTGGGCGAGCGACGCAGGACGCATAGGCCGACGAGATGCAGAGGTCGCGGGGGCGGGTTGGTCGCGAGCGAGGAGGGACACCCACGGCGCACGAAGGCGGCTACACACGAGGTTGCAGGTTGGACGACCGGGAAGGGGAGGTTGTGATGGACGATGGTGGCCACGAGCGGGGGTTGCGATGGCTCGGGAGGGCAAGGATCGATCAAGGTATACACTGACGACGTAGGCAGGACAGGGAGTCAGCCTACCCCTTGCACACAATTGACGACGTGGGGGCGCCATCCACGACATAGGATCTCCAACTGCCAAATCGGTGGGGAACGGGGGGCATTTCCAAATGAGGCCTCGGCGACCCGTGGATGGTGGCGACCTATGTCGAGCGCATATGGTGCACGCAAATGGCAGTATGGGGGCACCAATTTCCAAATCGGTGGGGAACGGGGGCATCATTTCAAAATCAGGGAACGGGGGTGGAGTAGCGTTGAGACGGGGGGCAGCGCCGAGGCGAGGGGAGTAGCGCCGATGGGGGAGCGTTGCCGAGGCGGGGGGAGCAGCGCCGAGGGGGTAGCGGTGCCGAGGTGGGAGCTAGGGTTGAGAACAGTGGCG of Zea mays cultivar B73 chromosome 8, Zm-B73-REFERENCE-NAM-5.0, whole genome shotgun sequence contains these proteins:
- the LOC111589940 gene encoding uncharacterized protein isoform X4, which translates into the protein MHDVQDLPAVGQHRLQERLHHHQEPSLQAYYNRSQNNQTRMEIPWKRYRASKFQPMMRELDWMFMLQVYYLLHEHG
- the LOC111589940 gene encoding uncharacterized protein isoform X2, coding for MDDCFLVARPLCPAATSALPPLEPKRARHHHARCARPTRSRPTPSARTTSSSSRTVPARSQNNQTRMEIPWKRYRASKFQPMMRELDWMFMLQVYYLLHEHG
- the LOC111589940 gene encoding uncharacterized protein isoform X1; protein product: MDDCFLVARPLCPAATSALPPLEPKRARHHHARCARPTRSRPTPSARTTSSSSRTVPARSQNNQTRMEIPWKRYRASKFQPMMRELDWMFMLQVYYLLHEHGIHLQPEVEATTVLG
- the LOC111589940 gene encoding uncharacterized protein isoform X3; its protein translation is MHDVQDLPAVGQHRLQERLHHHQEPSLQAYYNRSQNNQTRMEIPWKRYRASKFQPMMRELDWMFMLQVYYLLHEHGIHLQPEVEATTVLG